The genome window AGGGATGGAGGGTTGCAGGGAGAAGAGCAGGGGAGGATCCGGTCCTGATGGTCCGGGTCTGATTCATCTGCAGAGAGCCAGCAGCTggagtcagaggagagagagaacagggtCAAGGGTTGTTCTGTATGTGAAGTGGGAAACAAGCTGGAGAACAAGATAAAACATAATGTCAATAAAACTTTGAAACTTCACCTCATCTGTCAACATCTGGGAGAACTCCCATGATCAGTGAGTacaacacacacctcagcagGTACCAACACTGAACAcctttataatcatcagagaacatTACAgatgttgttatttcactgcCTGTGGGAACAAactgttcttcagtctgtttgtctcgGATCTGATCGAGCTGTAGCTCCTCCCAGAGAGCAGGTGGGAGAACAGGTGATGACGGTGttaaatgctgagctgaagtccaCAAACAGCACGTACATGCTGGGCTGGTCCAGGTGTGGAGCATAGTGTTGACAGCATCCTCTGCCGACCTGTTGGCTCGATAGGCAAACTGGTGTTGGTCCAGGTCAGCAGGGATGGCAGATTCAATGTGAGAGAGGATGAGTCTCTCACAGCATTTGGTGATTATGGGGGTGAGAGCAACTGGGTGATAGTCATCAAGGCAGGTCACTGTACCCTCCTTTGGGGCTGGGATGATGGTGGCTGACTTCAGGCAGGTGAGAACTGCAGATTGTAGTAGTGAGAGGTTGAAGATGGTGGTGAAAACCTCTGCTAGCTGGTCTGCACAGGCTTTGAGGATCCTGGCGGTGACTCTGTCTGGACCAGCTGCTTTCCTCACATCGACTCTGTGCAGGATGGATCTGACCTGAGGTTGGTCCAGCTGAATGGCGCTGACCTTCCCTGGTAGAACCAgatgtgtgtcagcagcaatCTGTCGGTCGAGCTGGTGGCTGTGTAGCTGTCCTTGTAGCCGGTCAGAGTCTTTATCTCCTGCCACATGCTTCACACGCTGCTGTTGAAGAGCTCCTCTATGTGCTGCTTCTAGCTGCGTTTGGACTCACTGATGCTTCTACTCAGGCTTCATCGTGCTTGCTCGTAGGCCTGCAGGTCCAAGACTTGAATGCAGATTCTTGTGTCCTGGTCGTCTCCTCTGGCCGTCACACTGAATCTGGCTGCTGCGACTCTTCTGCTCTTTACTCAGATTCcactcctgcaaacacacagaatcagaggttcatttattctgcagcacacaggacaaaactatatgttcagctttttaagcccATTCAGCGGTTTACTattcagcttttgaaaaattcATCTTTTTCTGCAACATCCTGACcgttcattctttctttcttaagcATTTCAGGCGAGTATTTTCCAGTAtattctgcagtttttctgaAATCACTTAAGctgtcagcattcacacactgtattttgtAAAGTGTAAACTGTAAGAGCAAATGTTTCTAGTTGAAAAATGGGAACAGGTCAACGCTAACTTCCGGGTTAGCCTACAAACGTGTGCCATCCCTGCCGCACTAGATACGAGGCTTCACTCGCACAAATGAGCCAAATTAAGTGGTGTGTCTTCCAAAGTTACTGTCCTGTAACGATATGTGTTACTGCAGTGTTACTGTAACCGCCatcttagccttgtggttaacacacagagtgaaacatatATCCAGCAGGttcttacctgtccagcagaaaagtcctGACAGAcccgcagctcctccacctctgaaatgatgctctgatatttatcctggtttcctctctggctcggtccacttctttgttttcactctgcttttcttcttcaggcttcttatttcttctcttggACCTGGACGATGGTGGGACATGATTCTGCTCTGTTGCttctccgccattgtttacagtttgagctgTAAGTACCCGCCAGGTGAGAGCAGACACTGCGCCTGCGCGGGGGAGGAGCGCTGCCCAGTACCACTGCATGGGTATGACTGACACTTGTCAGACAcgccccttggctctgattggttgcgTTCATCAGGTAACGGTGGCTGCTTGCAGATCAAATcacagccactgggtggagccacagacagctgatCTGTATCtgattctactgtcagatcatgatgatgattttagcaaatttaacaaaaaatagttacagactccagttttaaggtcagtttgtttattcagccatgacaacaaagagtttatttcatttgtttaggcataaaaaagtCAGTCAATGAAGTTTCTTTAGCTTCTGATTATTACACAGTGCACCTGTGCACtgtttgctaaaaaaaattagaataaattataaaaaataaaaaagaagacatacaatgtgtaaaataaatgtacagtaacaATATGCAGTGTCCCTGATTTTGATCTGAGCAAAACCTACACACATACTTTGGGtggctgtgagtgtgtatgtgtgtgaactAGCTGCAGGGGGCAGATGTGAAGCCTTCTGTATGGTGAGGGAGGTTCAGGACCTGTTGATCCATCTGATGACCTCCAGGTGGATTCCAGTCGACATTCACACTCCGAACCCGCTCAGactctgacatcacacaaccTGCTGCACCAGCAAGTCAGGACGGTGATGAGTCTGCATACAGACGGCAGGTTGAACAAGCGGCTCTGTTGAACAGTCACATCTACTTTGCTTCCAGCAtcaacaaaagcattttttaaaaaagggccAAGAAGAGGGTGTGAAGAAGTTTAACCTCCGTCTAGAGGCTTGCACAGGTCCACACTGCTGTCATCCAATCTTAGGAAACGCCACTGAGGATCCATCACATCCTGGCCACAACCTGCTCCAACGTCTCCCGTCTGGGAGCAACAGCAACAGTTCAATAATAAATTCACACCTTAATAAACAGTTTTATTAGTGCCCCCTTTGTATTTATTATAAATCAAGGCATACTGCAACCAGGATGTAAACAGATGTACAAATCAGAAGTAACCAAAGAGCAGGAGCCTTCGAGGTGCAGTACCTACTACTGTCAGCTCAtcactgaagtgaaatgaaaaacccAGAGCCTACAGAGTGACTCAGCACTCTCACATGCA of Acanthopagrus latus isolate v.2019 chromosome 10, fAcaLat1.1, whole genome shotgun sequence contains these proteins:
- the LOC119027763 gene encoding uncharacterized protein LOC119027763 encodes the protein MAVTEWNLSKEQKSRSSQIQCDVQTQLEAAHRGALQQQRVKHVAGDKDSDRLQGQLHSHQLDRQIAADTHLVLPGKVSAIQLDQPQVRSILHRVDVRKAAGPDRVTARILKACADQLAEVFTTIFNLSLLQSAVLTCLKSATIIPAPKEGTVTCLDDYHPVALTPIITKCCERLILSHIESAIPADLDQHQFAYRANRSAEDAVNTMLHTWTSPACTCCLWTSAQHLTPSSPVLPPALWEELQLDQIRDKQTEEQFVPTGSEITTSVMFSDDYKGVQCWYLLRCVLYSLIMGVLPDVDR